A single Primulina eburnea isolate SZY01 chromosome 11, ASM2296580v1, whole genome shotgun sequence DNA region contains:
- the LOC140804954 gene encoding uncharacterized protein isoform X1, with the protein MEAKKKISEQDTRIKKLEAIMYKNGACDMSIDEKGSCFVKLNQMNESNMKHDDVELQIVSKFDVLHGKQIALTLEGSKNIFAYGTVVCVKEEDKLIHGVPLPHNCIRVSIDEAVNKSTSLPFPIPSECETICDAAGTLVVWPEHLIVKFNEKAERKTIEQSMKKHHLSASVPRSLHMLYCYSKRALDE; encoded by the exons AtggaagcaaagaagaaaatttcagAACAAGATACACGTATCAAAAAACTTGAAGCAATTATGTATAAAAATGGTGCATGTGACATGTCGATCGATGAAAAAGGTAGTTGCTTTGTGAAGTTAAATCAAATGAATGAAAGCAACATGAAACATGATGATGTGGAGCTGCAAATTGTTAGCAAATTTGATGTTTTACAT GGTAAACAAATTGCATTGACTTTGGAAGGTagcaaaaatatttttgcataCGGTACAGTTGTCTGTGTCAAAGAAGAAGATAAATTGATCCATGGTGTTCCGTTACCCCATAATTGCATACGGGTCTCCATTGATGAAGCAGTGAACAAATCAACATCTTTGCCATTTCCGATTCCTAGTGAATGTGAAACTATTTGTGATGCTGCGGGAACACTTGTGGTTTGGCCAGAACACTTGATAGTGAAATTCAATGAG AAGGCCGAAAGGAAGACAATTGAACAGTCAATGAAGAAACATCATTTGTCAGCAAGTGTCCCAAGATCATTAcatatgttgtattgttataGTAAGCGTGCTCTTGATGAATGA